A stretch of the Streptomyces sp. NBC_00078 genome encodes the following:
- a CDS encoding class I SAM-dependent methyltransferase, with the protein MPVPHDVAAETELWDTFAESAFKDDAEPVFCWTQYPGHGPGPELLGSPRSVLEIGCGTGRALAYLAMGGVTAHGVDLSPVMVKKTSSRWAGTGATFTCGEVLEYLAACTDRYDTVYSIFGAAWFADPGRLFPLVRECLNPGGVFAFSQPSAIPGAYGPQGMYKGGFAGRAMFTYRYSYRPAVWERLLSRAGFASAEARVIDAPTPGHIGTLIVRAEA; encoded by the coding sequence GTGCCCGTACCGCACGACGTCGCTGCCGAGACCGAACTGTGGGACACCTTTGCGGAGTCCGCCTTCAAGGACGACGCCGAGCCGGTGTTCTGCTGGACCCAGTACCCCGGTCACGGCCCGGGACCGGAGCTGCTCGGCAGCCCGCGCAGTGTGCTGGAGATCGGCTGTGGTACCGGCCGCGCTCTCGCATACCTGGCGATGGGCGGCGTCACCGCCCACGGCGTCGACCTCTCGCCCGTCATGGTGAAGAAGACCAGCAGCCGGTGGGCCGGTACCGGGGCCACCTTCACCTGCGGGGAAGTCCTTGAGTACCTCGCCGCATGCACCGACCGGTACGACACCGTGTACTCCATCTTCGGCGCGGCCTGGTTCGCGGACCCGGGTCGGCTCTTCCCCCTCGTACGGGAATGCCTCAACCCCGGCGGCGTCTTCGCCTTCTCTCAGCCGTCGGCGATCCCCGGGGCCTACGGCCCGCAGGGCATGTACAAGGGGGGGTTTGCGGGCAGGGCCATGTTCACTTACCGCTACAGCTACCGTCCGGCCGTGTGGGAGCGGCTGTTGAGCCGGGCGGGCTTCGCTTCGGCAGAGGCCCGCGTCATCGACGCGCCGACACCGGGCCACATCGGCACGCTGATCGTTCGCGCCGAAGCGTAG
- a CDS encoding SAM-dependent methyltransferase has product MTDIDSSVPHSARIWNYWLGGKDNYPVDEAAGDAYTAVFPGIVTIARSSRAFLGRSIRYLVTEAGVRQFLDVGTGLPTVDNTHEVAQRHAPEAKIVYVDNDPLVLTHARALLTSTPEGVTAYEDLSLYEHERILEAAGRTLDLTRPTALILSGILGHVPDYDQARDLVRGLLAGLPSGSYLSLNEGSRGTDPEYERAQDAYNETGAVPYFLRPVEQITAFFDGLELVEPGIVSVPLWRPEPGAATAPIGQHGGLGRKP; this is encoded by the coding sequence ATGACGGACATCGACTCCTCCGTGCCGCACTCGGCCCGGATCTGGAACTACTGGCTCGGCGGCAAGGACAACTACCCCGTGGACGAGGCGGCCGGTGACGCCTACACCGCCGTCTTCCCCGGCATCGTCACCATCGCCCGCAGCAGCCGCGCCTTCCTCGGACGCAGCATCCGCTATCTCGTCACGGAGGCGGGCGTACGGCAGTTCCTGGACGTCGGGACCGGTCTGCCGACCGTCGACAACACCCATGAGGTCGCCCAGCGCCACGCCCCCGAGGCGAAGATCGTCTACGTGGACAACGACCCGCTGGTCCTCACCCACGCCCGTGCCCTGCTCACCTCCACGCCCGAGGGCGTGACGGCGTACGAGGACCTGAGCCTGTACGAGCACGAGCGCATCCTCGAAGCGGCCGGCAGGACCCTCGACCTCACGCGGCCGACCGCACTGATCCTCAGCGGCATCCTCGGCCATGTCCCCGACTACGACCAGGCCCGCGACCTGGTCCGGGGCCTGCTGGCCGGCCTGCCCTCCGGCAGCTACCTCTCCCTCAACGAGGGCTCACGCGGCACCGACCCCGAGTACGAGCGGGCCCAGGACGCCTACAACGAAACGGGCGCGGTGCCGTACTTCCTGCGCCCGGTGGAGCAGATCACGGCCTTCTTCGACGGGCTGGAGCTGGTGGAACCGGGCATCGTGTCCGTCCCCCTGTGGCGCCCGGAGC
- a CDS encoding DUF6415 family natural product biosynthesis protein: MKTGEQAVVDTQALRKAAAEYLALDVLPRYEFIKHHSMRFSGDLWTLIEEIERIESQRPHDILVGVAMAGVGEARRRLTLVERAGLMGEHERVKKLARSVIALCDHDETLTGITMCLACDRPIPPEEGDLPYGGVSPSGGAAASGRIHAACVNRLRWTR; encoded by the coding sequence ATGAAGACCGGCGAGCAGGCCGTCGTTGACACACAGGCACTGCGCAAGGCGGCGGCCGAGTATCTGGCCCTCGACGTTCTGCCTCGCTACGAGTTCATCAAGCACCACAGCATGCGGTTCAGCGGTGACCTGTGGACGCTGATCGAGGAGATCGAGCGCATCGAGTCACAGAGGCCTCACGACATCCTCGTGGGGGTGGCCATGGCCGGCGTCGGCGAGGCGCGACGTCGCCTCACCCTGGTCGAACGCGCCGGACTGATGGGCGAACACGAACGCGTCAAGAAGCTCGCCCGCTCGGTGATAGCTCTGTGCGACCACGACGAGACGCTCACTGGAATCACCATGTGTCTCGCCTGCGACAGACCGATCCCACCGGAGGAGGGGGACCTGCCGTACGGCGGGGTGAGCCCCTCCGGAGGAGCTGCCGCGTCCGGGCGCATCCATGCCGCCTGCGTCAACCGCTTGCGCTGGACGCGCTGA
- a CDS encoding helix-turn-helix domain-containing protein, protein MPPLDDNHTGARIKEQRRLARLTQRQLADSLSYSYSLLNQVECGARPATADFVAACARALNIDVTVLTGQPYVTELQRDRLSELVRPIREALDLYDLGPNPDLHTQPAEQLIAGADQLCVAVRATHLRNAARRLPGLIAELTHTAWSESSTELWQALASTYRTAHDISVKLGYYDLSGVALDRMDWAAQRASDPCLAAVRQYMRALVYFREGEYRIGQRLVASGQSLVGQAQETREALAVAGQLHLGASVISARAGEKTAVNLHIEEAHRVAKRIGDASDVHWLSFGPANVALHKMSAAVEMRQYDDALKQARKMKLPMQLATSRRAHFLIDRARAEMETGHTDKALEHLVDARRMAPEQTRYHPGARETITGLVHLARRTPDTLNHMASWIGL, encoded by the coding sequence TGGAATGCGGAGCCCGTCCGGCGACAGCAGACTTCGTGGCCGCCTGCGCCAGGGCCCTCAACATCGATGTCACCGTGCTCACCGGGCAACCGTACGTGACCGAGTTGCAGCGCGACCGCCTCTCCGAACTCGTAAGGCCGATCCGTGAAGCCCTGGACTTGTACGACCTCGGCCCCAACCCCGATCTCCATACGCAGCCGGCGGAGCAGCTCATCGCCGGGGCAGACCAGCTGTGCGTAGCGGTCAGGGCGACGCACCTGCGCAATGCGGCCCGCAGGCTGCCCGGCTTGATCGCGGAACTCACCCACACAGCCTGGTCGGAGTCGTCGACGGAGCTGTGGCAGGCGCTGGCCTCCACCTACCGGACCGCGCACGACATCAGCGTCAAGCTCGGCTATTACGATCTGTCGGGGGTGGCTCTGGACCGCATGGACTGGGCTGCACAACGCGCCTCGGACCCATGCCTGGCTGCCGTGCGTCAATATATGCGTGCCCTGGTCTACTTCCGCGAGGGCGAGTACCGGATCGGGCAGCGGCTCGTCGCCTCCGGTCAGAGCTTGGTCGGGCAGGCGCAGGAGACCCGCGAGGCGCTGGCGGTGGCCGGGCAGCTGCACCTGGGTGCCTCGGTCATCTCCGCGCGGGCGGGGGAAAAGACCGCCGTGAATCTGCACATCGAGGAAGCGCACCGTGTCGCGAAGCGCATCGGAGACGCCTCCGACGTGCACTGGCTGTCGTTCGGCCCCGCCAACGTCGCCCTGCACAAGATGTCCGCGGCAGTTGAGATGCGCCAGTACGACGACGCCCTGAAGCAGGCGCGCAAGATGAAGCTGCCCATGCAGCTCGCCACGTCGCGGCGCGCGCACTTCCTGATCGACCGTGCCCGCGCAGAAATGGAGACCGGGCACACCGACAAGGCGCTTGAGCATCTGGTCGACGCTCGCAGGATGGCCCCGGAGCAGACCCGCTATCACCCGGGCGCACGGGAGACGATCACCGGTCTGGTGCATCTCGCTCGTCGGACACCGGACACGCTCAACCACATGGCTTCTTGGATCGGCCTGTAG